One Actinomyces respiraculi DNA window includes the following coding sequences:
- the eno gene encoding phosphopyruvate hydratase: MALIENVHAREILDSRGNPTLEVEILLEDGASARAAVPSGASTGAFEAVELRDGDTSRYLGKGVEKAVANVNDIIAPEIIGYDAADQRGLDRLMIELDGTPNKGKLGANAILGVSLAAAQASAESAGLDLFQYVGGPNAHVLPVPMMNILNGGSHADSNVDIQEFMVAPIGAKTFREALRMGAEVYHALKAVVKGRGLSTGLGDEGGFAPNLDSNREALELIVEAIEKAGYKPGADVALAMDVASTEFFDEKTKTYQFEGEARDNAYMVEYYEKLITDFPIVSIEDPLSEDEWEDWKALTDKIGDRVQLVGDDFFVTNPERLAKGIELGAANALLVKVNQIGSLTETLEAVEMAHRAGYKSMTSHRSGETEDVTIADLAVATNSGQIKTGAPARGERINKYNQLLRIEEALGEDAVYAGASAFPRFKA; this comes from the coding sequence GTGGCCCTCATCGAGAACGTTCATGCCCGCGAGATCCTTGACTCCCGCGGTAACCCGACCCTTGAGGTCGAGATCCTGCTGGAGGACGGTGCCTCCGCTCGCGCCGCCGTCCCCTCCGGCGCCTCCACCGGCGCCTTCGAGGCTGTTGAGCTGCGTGACGGTGACACGTCCCGCTACCTGGGCAAGGGCGTTGAGAAGGCCGTGGCCAACGTCAACGACATCATCGCCCCCGAGATCATCGGCTACGACGCCGCTGACCAGCGCGGCCTCGACCGCCTCATGATCGAGCTCGACGGCACCCCCAACAAGGGCAAGCTCGGCGCCAACGCCATCCTCGGCGTCTCCCTCGCCGCCGCCCAGGCCTCCGCCGAGTCCGCTGGCCTCGACCTCTTCCAGTACGTCGGCGGCCCGAACGCCCATGTCCTGCCCGTCCCGATGATGAACATCCTCAACGGTGGCTCCCACGCTGACTCCAACGTCGACATCCAGGAGTTCATGGTTGCCCCTATCGGCGCCAAGACCTTCCGTGAGGCCCTGCGCATGGGTGCCGAGGTCTACCACGCCCTCAAGGCCGTCGTGAAGGGCCGCGGCCTGTCCACCGGCCTGGGTGACGAGGGAGGCTTCGCCCCCAACCTCGACTCCAACCGTGAGGCCCTTGAGCTCATCGTCGAGGCCATCGAGAAGGCCGGCTACAAGCCCGGCGCCGACGTCGCCCTCGCCATGGACGTCGCCTCCACCGAGTTCTTCGACGAGAAGACCAAGACCTACCAGTTCGAGGGCGAGGCCCGAGACAACGCCTACATGGTCGAGTACTACGAGAAGCTCATCACCGACTTCCCGATCGTCTCCATTGAGGACCCGCTGAGCGAGGACGAGTGGGAGGACTGGAAGGCCCTGACCGACAAGATCGGTGACCGCGTCCAGCTCGTCGGCGACGACTTCTTCGTCACCAACCCCGAGCGCCTGGCCAAGGGCATCGAGCTGGGTGCCGCCAACGCCCTGCTGGTCAAGGTCAACCAGATCGGCTCCCTCACCGAGACCCTCGAGGCCGTCGAGATGGCCCACCGCGCCGGCTACAAGTCGATGACCTCCCACCGCTCCGGTGAGACCGAGGACGTCACCATCGCCGACCTCGCCGTCGCCACCAACTCCGGCCAGATCAAGACCGGTGCCCCGGCCCGCGGTGAGCGCATCAACAAGTACAACCAGCTCCTGCGCATCGAGGAGGCCCTGGGTGAGGACGCCGTCTACGCCGGCGCTTCCGCCTTCCCCCGCTTCAAGGCCTGA
- a CDS encoding exopolyphosphatase: MTRVAAIDCGTNTIRLLVADLVPGQGGPTLAPLARENEIVRLGQDVDRTGRLDDAALARTLAVVEDYAARVRELAADRVRFVATSATRDAENRAVFIDGVRERLGIEPEVVSGDEEARLSFTGALSGAGADPGVARLVVDLGGGSTELVLGTAAPEAAVSMDTGSVRVTERYLADGVTPATEAAARAHVRALLDLAGRSVPVERADELVGLAGTITTVTAHALGLREFDAEAIDGARLSIEDTLASCEAVLHSTASERESWGYLRPGRRDVIAAGALVWSEVVTRAVERTAEAGAALTTTTTSLHDILDGIALSLADRS; the protein is encoded by the coding sequence ATGACACGCGTCGCCGCCATCGACTGCGGGACCAACACCATCCGCCTGCTCGTCGCCGACCTCGTCCCCGGCCAGGGCGGCCCAACCCTGGCACCCCTGGCCCGTGAGAACGAGATCGTCCGCCTCGGCCAGGACGTCGACCGCACCGGCCGCCTTGATGACGCCGCCCTCGCACGCACCCTCGCCGTCGTCGAGGACTACGCCGCGCGCGTGCGCGAGCTCGCCGCCGACCGCGTCCGATTCGTCGCCACCTCCGCCACCCGCGACGCCGAGAACCGGGCCGTCTTCATCGACGGCGTGCGCGAGCGCCTCGGCATCGAGCCGGAGGTCGTCTCCGGTGACGAAGAGGCCCGGCTGTCCTTTACCGGCGCGCTGTCCGGGGCCGGCGCCGACCCCGGGGTCGCACGGCTCGTCGTCGACCTCGGCGGCGGCTCCACCGAGCTCGTCCTGGGCACTGCCGCCCCCGAGGCTGCCGTCTCGATGGACACCGGCAGCGTGCGTGTCACCGAGCGCTACCTCGCCGACGGCGTCACCCCCGCCACCGAGGCCGCCGCCCGCGCGCACGTGCGCGCCCTGCTCGACCTCGCCGGGCGCAGCGTGCCCGTCGAGCGTGCCGACGAGCTCGTGGGTCTCGCCGGCACCATCACGACCGTCACCGCCCACGCCCTCGGCCTGCGCGAGTTCGACGCTGAGGCCATTGACGGCGCGCGCCTGAGCATCGAGGACACCCTCGCCTCCTGCGAGGCGGTGCTGCACTCCACCGCGTCCGAGCGCGAGTCATGGGGCTACCTGCGCCCGGGCCGCCGCGACGTCATCGCCGCCGGCGCCCTCGTGTGGTCCGAGGTGGTCACCCGTGCGGTCGAGCGCACCGCCGAGGCCGGGGCCGCGCTGACGACGACGACCACCAGCCTGCACGACATCCTCGACGGCATCGCCCTGTCCCTGGCGGACCGCTCGTGA
- a CDS encoding DUF501 domain-containing protein, whose amino-acid sequence MIQDSTGAHTITDPQAVTDADVEALRQQLGRVPRGVVAIASRCVCGRPTVVRTSPRLPDGSPFPTSYYLTHPAAVKGCSTLEAEHLMEDYNTLLAEDPDVAAAYAAAHEDYLARRAELGTPEEIDGVSAGGMPTRVKCLHALLGHTLAAGPGTNPIGDRTLDVLRERGLWDPARCSC is encoded by the coding sequence ATGATCCAGGACAGCACCGGCGCGCACACCATCACCGACCCCCAGGCCGTCACCGACGCCGACGTCGAGGCCCTGCGCCAACAGCTCGGCCGGGTGCCGCGCGGCGTCGTCGCCATCGCCTCCCGCTGCGTGTGCGGGCGTCCCACCGTCGTGCGCACCTCCCCCCGCCTGCCCGACGGCTCCCCCTTCCCCACGAGCTACTACCTCACCCACCCCGCCGCCGTGAAGGGCTGCTCCACCCTCGAGGCCGAGCACCTCATGGAGGACTACAACACCCTCCTGGCCGAGGACCCCGACGTCGCCGCCGCCTACGCCGCCGCCCACGAGGACTACCTCGCCCGCCGCGCCGAGCTGGGCACCCCCGAGGAGATCGACGGCGTGTCCGCCGGCGGCATGCCCACCCGCGTCAAGTGCCTGCACGCCCTGCTCGGCCACACCCTCGCCGCAGGCCCCGGCACCAACCCCATCGGGGACCGGACCCTTGACGTGCTGCGCGAGCGCGGCCTGTGGGACCCCGCCCGCTGCAGCTGCTGA
- a CDS encoding AAA family ATPase: MRTPLDSPFSPGSDAVPQIWAGRSAQLSDWRDVLRPRRLAGLPERGRTILGEAGTGKSALVRRIAAHAAASGDWVTDQLRMPLGADPLKRLASALLALAASAGLSTAADARVGALLARVEAVAVSGVSLSLRQAPGAEPYTDLTSLLLEIGRAALRRGVVVLIHLDEVQNITRPEVLSHTLIALGDALSHEEEITLPGGVVASRALPVVVYLTGLPEFADMAGARSGATFARRFRTTILDSIGDDDLGAALQPLVTEGWPILSADGDARRVHMSAEARDLIVERACGEPFLFQLAGERAWYAGTSDLITADDVVRGWSDVAPEAEAHVQRLLERLPERERHFLDAMAGLEAQERTLTAITQAMGLSKATEAGTTARRLDLNRRIVQRGKPYSFRHRAIGAYLTSDWPAPS; the protein is encoded by the coding sequence ATGCGTACGCCGCTTGACTCCCCCTTCAGCCCCGGATCCGACGCCGTGCCTCAGATCTGGGCGGGGAGGAGTGCGCAGCTCAGCGACTGGCGGGACGTCCTGCGTCCGCGCCGGCTCGCAGGCCTCCCCGAGCGCGGGCGCACGATCCTCGGCGAGGCCGGCACTGGCAAGTCCGCCCTTGTCAGACGTATCGCCGCTCATGCGGCGGCCTCGGGGGACTGGGTGACCGATCAGCTGCGGATGCCGCTCGGCGCGGACCCGCTCAAGCGTCTCGCCTCTGCCCTGCTCGCTCTGGCGGCATCCGCAGGTCTGTCCACGGCTGCCGACGCCCGTGTGGGCGCGCTCCTCGCCAGGGTCGAGGCCGTCGCCGTCTCAGGTGTCTCGCTCTCCTTGCGGCAGGCCCCAGGGGCGGAGCCCTACACGGACCTCACCAGTCTCCTCCTGGAGATCGGGCGGGCGGCGCTGCGCCGTGGGGTCGTCGTGCTCATCCACCTGGACGAGGTTCAGAACATCACCCGGCCAGAGGTCCTCTCCCACACGCTCATCGCGCTCGGGGACGCTCTGAGCCACGAGGAGGAGATCACTCTGCCCGGGGGAGTGGTGGCCTCGCGCGCGCTGCCCGTCGTCGTCTACCTCACCGGGTTGCCGGAGTTCGCGGACATGGCCGGCGCGCGGTCTGGTGCGACCTTCGCTCGCCGGTTCCGTACGACGATCCTCGACTCGATTGGCGACGACGACCTCGGGGCAGCCCTTCAACCTCTTGTCACCGAGGGGTGGCCGATCCTCTCCGCCGACGGTGACGCGCGACGTGTCCACATGAGCGCTGAGGCTCGTGACCTCATCGTCGAGCGCGCCTGCGGTGAGCCCTTCCTGTTCCAGCTTGCCGGAGAACGCGCCTGGTACGCAGGTACCTCTGACCTCATCACGGCCGACGACGTCGTGCGCGGATGGAGCGACGTCGCGCCGGAGGCTGAAGCGCACGTGCAGCGTCTGCTCGAGCGCCTGCCGGAGCGCGAACGTCACTTCCTCGACGCGATGGCGGGGCTTGAGGCACAGGAGCGCACGCTCACGGCGATCACCCAGGCGATGGGGCTGAGCAAGGCAACTGAGGCGGGAACGACCGCGCGGCGCCTCGACCTCAACCGCCGGATCGTCCAGCGTGGCAAGCCGTACTCGTTCCGTCACCGGGCGATCGGCGCCTACCTCACGTCTGACTGGCCTGCGCCGTCGTGA
- the aroD gene encoding type I 3-dehydroquinate dehydratase → MSGAPAQPDAVLTGLAETLAALRPEVEAAGISVPGSPRAPRPVTLGRDGSAGPVPLGEEDGEAGGAGAAGPVLGGPVPLIAVATTASSEAEAMRQAFVASALGADLVEVRADLIEPDSTVTTGGQAAAWASPALATARLIAAEGHTTPVLLTVRTSAEGGGADVDDATYRRALLTTLRYLGQARATGRFEAVRAIDVEIARGCLGEAVEVAHEVGLAVVGSAHFFTSTPSQEEIVAILRRMEKEGADVAKIAVVPRDGQVGHDDVVTLLRATAQARAELEVPVITMSMGEGGVPTRLLGGVFGSALTFATASGGASAPGQMPIELVRAALELLRV, encoded by the coding sequence GTGAGCGGCGCCCCCGCCCAGCCCGACGCCGTGCTCACGGGGCTCGCGGAGACACTGGCCGCCCTGCGCCCCGAGGTTGAGGCTGCCGGGATCAGTGTTCCCGGTAGTCCGCGCGCGCCCCGGCCCGTCACCCTCGGACGGGACGGGTCGGCTGGACCCGTGCCGCTGGGGGAGGAAGACGGCGAGGCCGGGGGTGCCGGGGCCGCTGGGCCTGTACTCGGTGGGCCGGTCCCGCTCATCGCCGTCGCCACGACCGCCAGCAGCGAGGCCGAGGCCATGCGCCAGGCCTTCGTCGCCTCCGCCCTGGGCGCCGACCTCGTGGAGGTGCGCGCCGACCTCATCGAGCCCGACAGCACGGTCACGACCGGCGGACAAGCCGCGGCCTGGGCCTCACCAGCACTGGCCACCGCCCGCCTCATCGCCGCCGAAGGACACACCACCCCCGTGCTCCTCACCGTGCGCACGAGCGCCGAGGGAGGCGGCGCCGACGTCGACGACGCCACCTACCGCCGCGCCCTGCTGACGACGCTCCGCTACCTAGGACAGGCCCGCGCCACCGGCCGCTTCGAGGCGGTGCGCGCCATCGACGTCGAGATCGCCCGCGGCTGCCTGGGAGAGGCGGTCGAGGTGGCTCACGAGGTCGGGCTCGCCGTCGTCGGCTCGGCACACTTCTTCACCTCCACGCCCAGCCAGGAGGAGATCGTGGCGATCCTCAGGCGGATGGAGAAGGAAGGCGCGGACGTCGCCAAGATCGCCGTCGTGCCCCGCGACGGGCAGGTCGGGCACGACGATGTCGTCACCCTCCTGCGGGCCACCGCCCAGGCTCGCGCCGAGCTCGAGGTCCCCGTCATCACGATGTCCATGGGGGAGGGGGGCGTGCCCACGCGGCTGCTCGGCGGGGTCTTCGGCTCCGCCCTCACCTTTGCCACCGCGTCGGGAGGAGCCTCAGCCCCCGGTCAGATGCCCATCGAGCTGGTGAGGGCCGCCCTCGAGTTGCTCCGCGTATGA
- a CDS encoding FtsB family cell division protein produces the protein MSPRRPTPARPGSRPGARPSGRPASRAAAPAPGRSGDKPATPRATPRARTTRPEAAVSPGLEHVVLRVGGADGVAVPARVLIIALVLLGAFIVTFPSLRGYLSQRAQYDAVLHQIDEAEAVSTALEAELAKWQDDDYVRSQARERLSYVMPGETTYIVVGADDVEQEQTASASTSTASADTTPPWYEIVRESARVAGQTGQAAPTEPAQQGWSTAVPTVPTPSAPSADATDEP, from the coding sequence ATGAGCCCACGACGCCCCACCCCCGCCCGCCCGGGCAGCCGCCCCGGCGCGCGCCCCTCGGGACGCCCGGCCTCACGCGCGGCCGCCCCCGCCCCCGGCCGCTCCGGCGATAAGCCCGCCACGCCCCGCGCCACGCCCCGGGCGCGCACCACGCGCCCCGAGGCCGCCGTCTCACCCGGGCTCGAGCACGTCGTCCTGCGTGTGGGAGGCGCCGACGGCGTGGCCGTGCCCGCCCGCGTCCTCATCATCGCCCTCGTCCTCCTGGGCGCCTTCATTGTGACCTTCCCGTCCCTGCGCGGCTACCTGTCCCAACGCGCCCAGTACGACGCGGTCCTTCACCAGATCGACGAGGCCGAAGCCGTCTCCACCGCCCTGGAGGCCGAGCTCGCCAAGTGGCAGGACGACGACTACGTCCGCTCCCAGGCTCGCGAGCGCCTCTCCTACGTCATGCCGGGCGAGACCACCTACATCGTCGTCGGCGCCGACGACGTCGAGCAGGAGCAGACCGCATCGGCCTCCACCTCCACCGCCTCTGCCGACACCACGCCCCCGTGGTACGAGATCGTGCGCGAGTCCGCGCGCGTTGCCGGGCAGACCGGGCAGGCCGCGCCCACCGAACCCGCCCAGCAGGGCTGGTCCACCGCCGTGCCCACCGTGCCGACGCCGAGCGCCCCGTCCGCCGATGCCACCGACGAGCCGTGA